Proteins from one Triticum aestivum cultivar Chinese Spring chromosome 7A, IWGSC CS RefSeq v2.1, whole genome shotgun sequence genomic window:
- the LOC123154228 gene encoding uncharacterized protein isoform X2, whose protein sequence is MHLLRSWSLLHFLNPSTKMGRGWGIWRRTELLLWLVPSQMVDVDHAVPWREGNLEEPLSRKDIDHPLSTTAGPRWFMDPRSRCTDCSLKPMNAFEDAHMVYILMKEA, encoded by the exons ATGCATCTCCTGCGCTCATGGAGCTTATTACA TTTTCTCAATCCCTCAACCAAGATGGGCAGGGGGTGGGGGATATGGAGAAGGACGGAGCTCCTGTTGTGGTTGGTGCCGTCGCAAATGGTGGATGTTGACCATGCTGTCCCATGGAGGGAAGGTAATCTTGAAGAACCATTATCTCGTAAAGACATTGACCATCCACTCAGCACAACAGCAGG GCCACGATGGTTTATGGATCCAAGGAGTAGATGCACTGACTGCAGTTTGAAGCCAATGAATG CATTTGAGGATGCGCACATGGTGTATATTCTAATGAAGGAAGCCTAG
- the LOC123154228 gene encoding uncharacterized protein isoform X1 produces the protein MHSALISTWKQIVSLPICSKEFRACISCAHGAYYIFSIPQPRWAGGGGYGEGRSSCCGWCRRKWWMLTMLSHGGKVILKNHYLVKTLTIHSAQQQVSRPRWFMDPRSRCTDCSLKPMNAFEDAHMVYILMKEA, from the exons ATGCATTCTGCGCTCATCTCCACATGGAAACAGATCGTGTCTCTCCCAATTTGCAGCAAGGAATTTAGGGCATGCATCTCCTGCGCTCATGGAGCTTATTACA TTTTCTCAATCCCTCAACCAAGATGGGCAGGGGGTGGGGGATATGGAGAAGGACGGAGCTCCTGTTGTGGTTGGTGCCGTCGCAAATGGTGGATGTTGACCATGCTGTCCCATGGAGGGAAGGTAATCTTGAAGAACCATTATCTCGTAAAGACATTGACCATCCACTCAGCACAACAGCAGG TTTCTAGGCCACGATGGTTTATGGATCCAAGGAGTAGATGCACTGACTGCAGTTTGAAGCCAATGAATG CATTTGAGGATGCGCACATGGTGTATATTCTAATGAAGGAAGCCTAG